In Mycobacterium sp. 050128, one genomic interval encodes:
- the tuf gene encoding elongation factor Tu: MAKAKFERTKPHVNIGTIGHVDHGKTTLTAAITKVLHDKYPNLNESRAFDQIDNAPEERQRGITINISHVEYQTEKRHYAHVDAPGHADYIKNMITGAAQMDGAILVVAATDGPMPQTREHVLLARQVGVPYILVALNKADMVDDEELLELVELEVRELLAAQEFDEEAPVIRVSALKALEGDADWVKSVEDLMDAVDESIPDPVRETDKPFLMPVEDVFTITGRGTVVTGRVERGVINVNEEVEIVGIKPTSTKTTVTGVEMFRKLLDQGQAGDNVGLLLRGIKREDVERGQVVVKPGTTTPHTEFEGSVYILSKDEGGRHTPFFNNYRPQFYFRTTDVTGVVTLPEGTEMVMPGDNTNISVKLIQPVAMDDGLRFAIREGGRTVGAGRVVKIIN, from the coding sequence GTGGCGAAGGCGAAGTTCGAGCGGACGAAGCCGCACGTCAACATCGGGACCATCGGTCACGTTGACCACGGCAAGACAACACTGACCGCGGCGATCACCAAAGTCCTGCATGACAAGTATCCGAACCTCAACGAGTCGCGCGCCTTCGACCAGATCGACAACGCGCCCGAAGAGCGTCAGCGCGGTATCACCATCAACATCTCCCACGTGGAGTACCAGACCGAGAAGCGTCACTACGCCCACGTGGACGCCCCGGGTCACGCCGACTACATCAAGAACATGATCACCGGTGCGGCCCAGATGGACGGCGCGATCTTGGTGGTTGCCGCGACCGACGGCCCGATGCCTCAGACCCGTGAGCACGTGCTGCTCGCGCGTCAGGTCGGCGTGCCCTACATCCTGGTCGCCCTCAACAAGGCCGACATGGTCGACGATGAGGAGCTCCTCGAGCTCGTCGAGCTCGAGGTCCGCGAACTGCTGGCCGCCCAGGAGTTCGACGAGGAGGCTCCGGTCATCCGCGTCTCGGCGCTCAAGGCGCTCGAGGGCGACGCGGACTGGGTCAAGTCCGTCGAGGATTTGATGGACGCCGTCGACGAGTCGATTCCGGACCCGGTTCGCGAAACCGACAAGCCGTTCCTGATGCCCGTCGAGGACGTCTTCACGATCACCGGTCGTGGCACCGTGGTCACCGGACGTGTCGAGCGCGGCGTGATCAACGTGAACGAGGAAGTCGAAATCGTCGGCATCAAGCCGACCAGCACCAAGACCACGGTCACCGGTGTGGAGATGTTCCGCAAGCTGCTCGACCAGGGCCAGGCCGGCGACAACGTCGGGCTGCTGCTGCGCGGTATCAAGCGGGAAGACGTCGAGCGCGGCCAGGTTGTGGTCAAGCCCGGCACCACCACGCCGCACACCGAGTTCGAGGGCAGCGTCTACATCCTGTCCAAGGACGAGGGCGGCCGGCACACGCCGTTCTTCAACAACTACCGTCCGCAGTTCTACTTCCGCACCACCGACGTGACCGGTGTGGTGACGCTGCCGGAGGGCACCGAAATGGTGATGCCCGGTGACAACACCAACATCTCGGTGAAGCTGATCCAGCCCGTCGCCATGGACGACGGTCTGCGGTTCGCGATCCGCGAGGGTGGCCGCACCGTCGGCGCCGGCCGGGTCGTCAAGATCATCAACTAG
- the fusA gene encoding elongation factor G → MAQKDVLTDLTKVRNIGIMAHIDAGKTTTTERILYYTGISYKIGEVHDGAATMDWMEQEQERGITITSAATTCFWNDNQINIIDTPGHVDFTVEVERSLRVLDGAVAVFDGKEGVEPQSEQVWRQADKYDVPRICFVNKMDKIGADFYFSVRTMEERLGANVIPIQLPVGSEGDFEGVVDLVEMKAKVWRGETKLGETYETIDIPAELQEKADEYRTKLLEAVAETDEALLEKYLGGEALTVAEIKGALRKLTINSEAYLVLCGSAFKNKGVQPMLDAVIDYLPSPLDVPPAVGHAPGKEDVEITRKPSTDEPFSALAFKVATHPFFGKLTYVRVYSGKVDSGSQVINATKGKKERLGKLFQMHSNKENPVETASAGHIYAVIGLKDTTTGDTLSDPNDQIVLESMTFPDPVIEVAIEPKTKSDQEKLSLSIQKLAEEDPTFKVHQDAETGQTVIGGMGELHLDILVDRMRREFKVEANVGKPQVAYKETIKRTVEKVEFTHKKQTGGSGQFAKVLISLEPFHGEDGATYEFENKVTGGRIPREYIPSVDAGAQDAMQYGVLAGYPLVNLKVTLLDGAYHEVDSSEMAFKIAGSQVLKKAAQQAQPVILEPIMAVEVTTPEDYMGDVIGDLNSRRGQIQAMEERAGARVVRAHVPLSEMFGYVGDLRSKTQGRANYSMVFDSYAEVPANVSKEIIAKATGE, encoded by the coding sequence GTGGCACAGAAGGACGTGCTGACCGACCTGACCAAGGTCCGCAACATCGGCATCATGGCGCACATCGACGCCGGCAAGACGACGACGACGGAGCGCATCCTCTACTACACCGGTATCAGCTACAAGATCGGTGAGGTCCACGACGGCGCGGCCACCATGGACTGGATGGAGCAGGAGCAAGAGCGCGGGATCACCATCACCTCCGCCGCCACCACCTGCTTCTGGAATGACAACCAGATCAACATCATCGACACCCCTGGGCACGTCGACTTCACCGTCGAGGTGGAACGCAGCCTGCGGGTGCTCGACGGCGCCGTTGCCGTGTTCGACGGCAAGGAGGGCGTCGAACCGCAGTCCGAGCAGGTGTGGCGGCAGGCGGACAAGTACGACGTGCCGCGGATCTGCTTCGTCAACAAGATGGACAAGATCGGCGCCGACTTTTACTTCTCGGTGCGCACGATGGAAGAGCGCTTGGGCGCCAACGTCATTCCGATCCAGCTGCCCGTCGGCTCCGAGGGTGACTTCGAGGGCGTCGTCGACCTGGTCGAGATGAAGGCCAAGGTGTGGCGGGGCGAGACCAAGCTCGGCGAGACCTACGAGACCATCGACATCCCCGCGGAACTGCAGGAGAAGGCCGACGAGTACCGCACCAAGCTGCTCGAGGCCGTCGCCGAGACCGACGAGGCGCTGCTGGAGAAGTACCTCGGCGGCGAGGCGCTGACCGTCGCCGAGATCAAGGGTGCGCTGCGCAAGCTCACCATCAATTCCGAGGCCTACCTGGTGCTGTGCGGCAGCGCATTCAAGAACAAGGGTGTGCAGCCGATGCTGGACGCCGTCATCGACTACCTGCCCTCGCCGCTGGACGTGCCGCCGGCCGTCGGCCACGCGCCGGGCAAGGAAGATGTCGAGATCACCCGCAAGCCGTCGACCGACGAGCCGTTCTCCGCGCTGGCATTCAAGGTCGCGACGCACCCGTTCTTCGGCAAGCTGACCTACGTCCGGGTGTACTCGGGCAAGGTCGACTCCGGTAGCCAGGTCATCAACGCCACCAAGGGCAAGAAGGAGCGGCTGGGCAAGCTGTTCCAGATGCACTCCAACAAGGAGAACCCGGTGGAGACCGCGTCGGCGGGGCACATCTACGCCGTCATCGGCCTCAAGGACACCACCACGGGTGACACCCTGAGCGACCCGAACGACCAGATCGTGCTGGAGTCGATGACCTTCCCCGACCCGGTGATCGAAGTGGCCATCGAGCCCAAGACGAAGAGCGACCAGGAAAAGCTGTCGCTGTCGATCCAGAAGCTCGCCGAAGAGGACCCGACCTTCAAGGTCCACCAGGACGCGGAGACCGGCCAGACCGTGATCGGTGGCATGGGCGAGCTGCACCTGGACATCCTGGTCGACCGGATGCGCCGCGAGTTCAAGGTCGAGGCCAACGTCGGCAAGCCGCAGGTGGCCTACAAGGAGACCATCAAGCGGACGGTCGAGAAGGTCGAGTTCACCCACAAGAAGCAGACCGGTGGCTCGGGCCAGTTCGCGAAGGTGCTCATCAGCCTCGAGCCGTTCCACGGCGAGGACGGCGCGACCTACGAGTTCGAGAACAAGGTCACCGGTGGTCGCATCCCCCGCGAGTACATCCCGTCGGTGGATGCCGGTGCACAGGACGCGATGCAGTACGGCGTGCTGGCCGGCTACCCGCTGGTGAACCTGAAGGTCACCTTGCTCGACGGTGCCTACCACGAGGTTGACTCCTCGGAAATGGCGTTCAAGATCGCAGGATCACAAGTGCTGAAAAAGGCTGCGCAGCAAGCCCAGCCGGTGATCCTCGAGCCGATCATGGCGGTCGAAGTGACCACACCCGAGGACTACATGGGTGACGTGATCGGCGACCTGAACTCTCGCCGTGGCCAGATTCAGGCCATGGAGGAGCGGGCTGGTGCGCGCGTCGTTCGGGCGCACGTCCCGCTGTCGGAGATGTTCGGCTATGTCGGCGACCTGCGGTCCAAGACACAAGGCCGGGCGAACTACTCCATGGTGTTCGACTCGTATGCCGAAGTCCCGGCGAACGTCTCGAAGGAGATCATCGCGAAGGCGACGGGCGAGTGA
- the rpsG gene encoding 30S ribosomal protein S7 — protein sequence MPRKGPAPKRPLVNDPVYGSQLVTQLVNKVLLQGKKSVAERIVYGALEQARDKTGTDPVITLKRALDNVKPALEVRSRRVGGATYQVPVEVRPDRSTTLALRWLVSFSRQRREKTMIERLANEILDASNGLGASVKRREDTHKMAEANRAFAHYRW from the coding sequence ATGCCGCGCAAGGGGCCCGCGCCGAAGCGTCCGCTGGTCAACGACCCGGTTTATGGATCGCAGCTGGTGACCCAGCTGGTCAACAAGGTCCTGCTGCAGGGGAAGAAATCGGTCGCTGAGCGCATTGTTTATGGTGCGCTCGAGCAAGCTCGCGATAAGACCGGTACTGATCCGGTGATCACGCTCAAGCGCGCTCTCGATAACGTCAAGCCCGCCCTGGAGGTGCGCAGCCGCCGCGTTGGTGGTGCCACCTACCAGGTGCCCGTCGAAGTGCGTCCGGACCGGTCCACCACGCTGGCGCTGCGCTGGCTTGTCAGCTTCTCGCGGCAGCGCCGGGAGAAGACGATGATCGAGCGGCTGGCGAACGAGATCCTGGACGCCAGCAATGGCCTCGGGGCTTCCGTCAAGCGGCGTGAGGACACCCACAAGATGGCCGAGGCCAACCGCGCCTTTGCGCACTATCGCTGGTAG
- the rpsL gene encoding 30S ribosomal protein S12, translated as MPTIQQLVRKGRRDKVAKVKTAALKGSPQRRGVCTRVYTTTPKKPNSALRKVARVKLTSQVEVTAYIPGEGHNLQEHSMVLVRGGRVKDLPGVRYKIIRGSLDTQGVKNRKQARSRYGAKKEKS; from the coding sequence ATGCCAACCATTCAGCAGCTGGTCCGCAAGGGTCGCCGCGACAAGGTCGCCAAGGTCAAGACCGCGGCCCTGAAGGGCAGCCCGCAGCGCCGTGGCGTATGCACCCGCGTGTACACCACCACCCCGAAGAAGCCGAACTCGGCGCTTCGGAAGGTCGCGCGTGTGAAGCTGACGAGCCAGGTCGAGGTCACCGCTTACATCCCGGGTGAGGGCCACAACCTGCAGGAGCACTCGATGGTGCTGGTGCGCGGTGGTCGTGTGAAGGACCTGCCCGGTGTGCGCTACAAGATCATTCGCGGTTCGCTGGACACCCAGGGTGTCAAGAACCGCAAGCAGGCTCGCAGTCGTTACGGCGCCAAGAAGGAGAAGAGCTAA
- a CDS encoding TetR/AcrR family transcriptional regulator: MAVHPEQPAATGRQRGGRSGSRPGKLSRDGIVDGALTFLDREGWDSLTINALATQLGTKGPSLYNHVDSLEDLRRAVRIRVIDDIITMLNRVGEGRARDDAVLVMAGAYRSYAHHHPGRYSAFTRMPLGGDDPEYTAATRGAAAPVIAVLSSYGLDGEEAFFAALEFWSALHGFVLLEMTGVMDDIDTDALFTEMVLRLATGLDRRTAPGGAAPK, encoded by the coding sequence ATGGCAGTTCATCCGGAACAGCCGGCGGCGACAGGGCGCCAACGTGGCGGCAGGTCCGGTTCCCGGCCGGGAAAGCTGAGTCGTGACGGCATCGTCGATGGCGCATTGACGTTCCTGGACCGCGAGGGCTGGGACTCGCTGACCATCAACGCGCTGGCGACACAGTTGGGCACCAAGGGGCCGTCGCTCTACAACCACGTGGACAGCCTGGAGGACCTGCGTCGCGCCGTTCGTATCCGGGTCATCGACGACATCATCACGATGCTGAACCGGGTCGGGGAGGGGCGGGCCCGCGATGACGCGGTGCTGGTCATGGCGGGTGCTTACCGCAGCTATGCCCATCATCACCCCGGGCGCTACTCGGCCTTCACCCGGATGCCGCTGGGCGGCGATGACCCCGAATACACCGCGGCAACCCGGGGTGCGGCCGCGCCGGTGATCGCGGTGCTGTCCTCTTACGGGCTCGACGGCGAGGAGGCGTTTTTCGCCGCGCTCGAATTCTGGTCCGCGCTGCACGGGTTCGTCTTACTGGAAATGACCGGTGTGATGGACGACATCGACACCGATGCGCTGTTCACCGAGATGGTGTTGCGGCTGGCAACGGGCCTGGACAGACGCACCGCGCCGGGCGGCGCCGCGCCGAAATAG
- a CDS encoding DUF3060 domain-containing protein, with protein sequence MHRRTVAGSLATCVIAIAATPAAPPPAAQAKNGDTHIIGQNTTQTLDCNDGTLIVNGSGNSINALGNCWAVTVMGSGNTIIADSVTHDITVYGYDQTVFFHNGSPILWDRGRELGMVNRLQQVPA encoded by the coding sequence GTGCACCGGAGAACTGTCGCCGGGTCGCTTGCAACCTGTGTCATCGCGATTGCGGCCACGCCCGCCGCGCCGCCGCCGGCCGCGCAAGCCAAGAACGGTGACACGCACATCATCGGGCAGAACACCACCCAAACCCTGGATTGCAATGACGGGACCCTGATCGTCAACGGCAGCGGGAATTCGATTAACGCGCTTGGCAACTGCTGGGCGGTGACGGTGATGGGCTCGGGCAACACGATCATCGCGGATTCGGTCACGCACGACATCACGGTGTACGGCTATGACCAGACCGTCTTCTTTCACAACGGCTCGCCGATCCTCTGGGACCGCGGCCGGGAGCTGGGAATGGTAAACCGGCTACAGCAGGTGCCCGCCTGA
- a CDS encoding DUF3060 domain-containing protein, translating to MRVHITDRSPRLAVLALAPAVAAIVLSGCSSTANPPGNPSSTTKSSTTTTTTGAAAPTTSGSESTTASVEIGNTLNYGSMGTTATLDCATGKSLNVAGSNNTLTVTGSCVTVNVGGTKNKITIDKVDTRITVLGLDNTITYKDGEPKVDNLGSGNTINKAS from the coding sequence TTGCGCGTCCACATCACTGACCGATCGCCGCGGCTTGCGGTGCTCGCGCTGGCGCCGGCCGTCGCGGCAATAGTGCTGTCCGGTTGCAGTTCGACCGCCAACCCGCCCGGAAACCCCAGCTCGACGACGAAGAGCAGCACGACCACCACGACCACCGGCGCGGCCGCGCCGACGACGTCGGGTAGCGAAAGCACCACGGCGTCCGTCGAAATCGGGAACACGCTGAACTACGGCTCGATGGGGACGACGGCCACGCTTGACTGCGCCACCGGCAAATCCCTGAATGTCGCCGGTTCCAACAACACCCTGACCGTCACCGGCAGCTGCGTGACGGTGAATGTCGGCGGCACCAAAAACAAGATCACCATCGACAAGGTCGACACCCGCATCACCGTGCTGGGGCTCGACAACACGATCACTTACAAGGATGGTGAACCGAAGGTCGACAACCTCGGCTCGGGCAACACCATCAACAAGGCGAGCTGA
- a CDS encoding crotonase/enoyl-CoA hydratase family protein, producing MTDPVRVERKGAVTTVILNRPAARNAVNGPTAAALYEAFDEFDRDDSASVAVLWGDGGTFCAGADLKAFGTSEANSIHTTGPGPMGPSRMVLSKPVIAAVSGYAVAGGLELALWCDMRVAEDDAVFGVFCRRWGVPLIDGGTVRLPRLIGHSRAMDMILTGRGVKADEALAMGLANRVVPKGESRQAAEDLAAELAALPQQCLRADRLSALRQWGLSESQAIDQEFASIAEVAAEANEGAGRFAAGAGRHGAPAS from the coding sequence ATGACTGATCCGGTACGAGTGGAGCGTAAGGGCGCGGTGACGACGGTGATCCTGAACCGGCCGGCCGCGCGTAACGCCGTGAACGGCCCGACGGCCGCGGCGTTGTACGAGGCATTCGACGAATTCGACCGCGATGATTCCGCGTCAGTGGCCGTGCTGTGGGGTGACGGCGGAACCTTTTGTGCGGGAGCCGATTTGAAGGCGTTCGGTACGTCAGAGGCCAACTCGATCCACACGACCGGTCCCGGCCCGATGGGCCCGTCGCGAATGGTGTTGTCCAAACCCGTGATTGCCGCGGTGAGTGGCTACGCCGTCGCGGGGGGCCTGGAGCTGGCTCTGTGGTGCGACATGCGGGTGGCCGAGGACGATGCCGTGTTCGGGGTGTTCTGTCGCCGCTGGGGAGTCCCGCTGATCGACGGTGGCACCGTGCGGCTGCCGCGCCTGATCGGACACAGCCGGGCGATGGACATGATCCTCACCGGCCGCGGTGTCAAAGCCGACGAAGCGCTCGCGATGGGATTGGCCAATCGCGTTGTCCCCAAAGGCGAATCGCGACAGGCCGCCGAGGACTTGGCCGCAGAATTGGCCGCGCTGCCCCAGCAGTGCCTACGAGCGGACCGGCTTTCGGCGCTACGGCAGTGGGGCCTGTCGGAATCGCAGGCAATCGACCAGGAATTCGCCAGCATCGCCGAAGTTGCCGCGGAAGCCAACGAGGGCGCCGGGCGGTTCGCGGCCGGCGCCGGACGGCACGGGGCGCCGGCCAGCTAG